The DNA window CTGATTTATACCGTCAGTTTTCCCAATTTTTGCAGCACCGTGATCTTCTGTGCTCGCACCAGGTGCAGTATCCGGAAACTGTGGCTGCCAGGTGGCTCGCAGCTCGATGTGGCCCTATATCGCCTGTACGTTCGAAGACCACTCGATCCAACACATAAATAGGATTGCTATTAATCAGCTCTCTTTCACCTGGCCTTCTTGCTTCGAGATTTCCGATGCACTGGTCTCTTTAGCTGCAAACGCATCTTTGCTCTTCGAGGTCGATCAGCACAAACACATCGCATGCATTACAAGCTATAGACGAGGCTATTGAAACGAGCAAAGGAAGCAAGCAAACATTTACGCTAAATTCTTCGTTGTCTCTTCAAGTGGCCATTATGGCAGATTCTCCGACTGGCAATACCCAGGCGTTGGCTTCAGAGGAAGGATCTGCATCCCGACCGGTGAGTtgaatcttcttttctgtcttttcttaGCTTCCCTTAGGGACATTGCCTGCACAGATTTGCTGATTTTGTACAAAATTCAGAAACCGAAAATAAAGATATCATTAATCAAGACTAGTCCAGCTGGTACCACTGGATTGAAGGACAGCCCGACTCATGGCGAAGATACCGAAGCCATGGAACTCGATGACCCTACGGCGACTACCCCAAAAGCTGAGTCAAAGGATGGAAATCTTGGTAACTCTGAATCTACCAAACACGgagaagtaaaagaagacgaTACTCAAGAGGAACTGATTATGAAGCTCTTCGACATGGTTCGTGACGTGGCCGCAGAGCAGCTGGCACTCAAGCAGCTTCAAATAACAAACACAATCTGCCGCCTCAAAGAACTCCAAGACCAGCAGCCCCCCAAGGCCGCCTTCAGCCCTGCCATAGCAAACAGTTGCCGCGAGCGTCTCGAAGGCACGCTCACATACCTCATCTCTGAGCTCTCAGCCATCCCCCCAGCCAACTGGACCACCTACAAAAGGAAGCTCCTCAAGTTTTGCGAATCCGAGCTCATTCTCACCATGACCTTCCCGGAGCGTCTCTACAAAGTCGTCGACATAATCTATCTCCCGGAAGAAATGGACGCGATACCAAAGGAAGAATTCGAGAGACTGCACAGCGTGGCGAGGATTTGCGTCGCTGCCGCTCAGGCGCTGGGACCGGAGAGCGAGAGTGAGGAAGCACTGGCTGAGAAGTGGATCAGGGCAAAGGCGCAGGATCTGGAGTTTCTCAAGAAGATGTTTCGTTCTATGCGAGGGATTTACAAGGCTTCTGCGCCTGAGCGAACGGAGATGCCTTGGGAGACGAAAGCGTGAGAACGGAATAATGGACAAGCTCGCGGGAGTCCCCAGAGCTTTTGAGATACGTATTTTGGGATTTATtagcaaggggggggggggtggtAAGTGTTGCGAAACAGGCAGTTGGACAAGTTTTACGTGAGGATATTCACAATGATGCCATTTAAATTCGTTCTAGATAataagagaagcaaaaaaacaagttaTTCTCATAACCCTTGGTCTTCCCAAGATGCTTCTGATAGCTCGCCCTCTAAGTCTTGTCCTGTAAATTGAAATCACGTGATAGCGCGGTTCAGCTCGCATCGAAAAGACGCGCCGTCGCGGTAAATGGATTACGACATCGAGCCAGCGTTTCCGCAAGGTGTctcacaaaaaaaaaacagggcGACTGAGGTTGTCTTTTGAATTGTTCCTTTGAGAAATTTGACTTGACCATTGGAGCCTCAAGTTCAACGTTTTGACACTTTTTATTGCCCCCAAAATGCCTGCTACCAAGCGATCAGCTCCCGTCCAAGAAGAGGTGACGGGCACGCGCCGGCGCTCCGGCCGCTTGTCTAGCACGCAGCTGAAGAGCGTATACTTTGAAAGCGAAGATG is part of the Trichoderma atroviride chromosome 1, complete sequence genome and encodes:
- a CDS encoding uncharacterized protein (EggNog:ENOG41), whose amino-acid sequence is MADSPTGNTQALASEEGSASRPKPKIKISLIKTSPAGTTGLKDSPTHGEDTEAMELDDPTATTPKAESKDGNLGNSESTKHGEVKEDDTQEELIMKLFDMVRDVAAEQLALKQLQITNTICRLKELQDQQPPKAAFSPAIANSCRERLEGTLTYLISELSAIPPANWTTYKRKLLKFCESELILTMTFPERLYKVVDIIYLPEEMDAIPKEEFERLHSVARICVAAAQALGPESESEEALAEKWIRAKAQDLEFLKKMFRSMRGIYKASAPERTEMPWETKA